Within Actinobaculum sp. 313, the genomic segment AGCCTGATACGCCTGTTGCACGGCGCCATTCCCAACGCCTTCGCTGCCAGAGTCAGTGGAGAACTCGAAGTCACCGGACGCAGGCCACAGGACCATCAGGTCTATGACCTTGCCGACCTCATTGGCGTGGCAATGCAGGATCCCGAGTCGTCGATATGCCTGTCCGATGTTGACGATGAGGTCGCCCTTCCGCTGGAGAACCTCGGATTTCCCGCTGCACAGATGGAACAGCGGATCGGCTGGGCACTTCGCATCAGTGGCGCTGAAGGGCTACGGGGCAGAACAACACAAGCCTTATCAGGCGGCGAGTTACAACGTATTAGCCTGGCCACCGCCGTCGTCGCACACCCCCGACTACTCCTCTTGGACGAACCTACCTCCATGCTCGACGCCGACGGAATCACCGCTGTACGCGAGACCATCACGTCTATCCGCCACGAAACCGATGCGGCGATGATACTGGTCGAGCACCGCCTTGATGAACTGGCAGCCGCCGACGGATTGAAAGGACTGCCCGACCGCTGGCTCGTACTCGGCCCGAGCGGCGAACTGCGTTGGGACCTCCGGATATCCAAGGCCCGTTGGGGTCAGGTCCGTGAACTCATCGGGCAGGGCTGCTGGCTGCCCATTGATGTGGAGTTACGGGCGCTCTTGGGAAACGACGCCGACGACGCGATCATTGGAGAAGCCGGTGAGATCGACATCGAGACAATACGATGCAGAGTCGGAACCGGCAACGACTTCAGCAGCGGCGGCAGTTTCGGCACAAGCCGCACTTTGAGCGCTGGCAACGACTTCAGTACGGGCCACGACTTTGACGCCGACGAAGGCTTCGAGACCGCCCGCACCGCCTCGCAGCACAGTACCAGAACGAAACGAGCCGTCGTCGTCGCTCGCGACCTCGCCATAACGAGGACCATTCGACAAAAAACTGATCCACCTGTCGTCGCAGGAATCAACTTCACCTTATACGCGGGGGAACTAACAGCGCTTGTTGGTTCCAATGGATCCGGGAAATCAACCCTGCTGCATACTCTTGCCAAGCTAATTCCGCCGCATAGCGGCACCGTCCAGGCACCACGCGTCGGCGTCGTGTTCCAAAATCCCGAGCATCAGTTCGCCGGACGGACCGTTCTGGCTGAAGTGGAGTATGGGCTGAGCGACCGTGCACCTGCCGGAGCACTGCTGGCGGAGTTCGGCCTGACACCATTTGCCGACCGTGATCCATTTCGGCTTTCCGGCGGGCAGAAACGCCTACTCAGCCTGGCAGCCATACTGGCACACAACCGTCCCGTTCTCCTTGCCGACGAGCCGACTTTCGGGCTGGATCGGCACGCCGCGATCTCGGTAATGCGGTGCTTGCGTCAACACGCCGACGGCGGTGTCTGCGTCGCCGTCTCCAGCCATGACATGCGGGCGGTAGCGGCATACGCGGATCGCGTGATCGTCCTCGCCGACGGGAGGATTGTGGCAGATGGGCCTCCGGCTACCGTTTTTGCAGACCCTGCTCTCTGCGCCGCGGCACATCTGTGCCCGCCACGGTTGGTAACCGAGCTGGCGGCATGGACTGCAGAACAAGAGAATCGCGCTCAACCGTACTCCGGCCGGGTACATCAACCCGTCCATCACACGGCAGGAACTACGGCAAGAGGGAACAGTCAGGCACCGGTTGATCAAAATCCCCCGCACCAGGCTTCACGCGACCATACTCGAAGTGAGCTC encodes:
- a CDS encoding ABC transporter ATP-binding protein — protein: MTSTSNDQSGTGDRVVVRARDVSCLFPTGTGVGPLTFSLEMGESVLLVGPTGSGKSSLIRLLHGAIPNAFAARVSGELEVTGRRPQDHQVYDLADLIGVAMQDPESSICLSDVDDEVALPLENLGFPAAQMEQRIGWALRISGAEGLRGRTTQALSGGELQRISLATAVVAHPRLLLLDEPTSMLDADGITAVRETITSIRHETDAAMILVEHRLDELAAADGLKGLPDRWLVLGPSGELRWDLRISKARWGQVRELIGQGCWLPIDVELRALLGNDADDAIIGEAGEIDIETIRCRVGTGNDFSSGGSFGTSRTLSAGNDFSTGHDFDADEGFETARTASQHSTRTKRAVVVARDLAITRTIRQKTDPPVVAGINFTLYAGELTALVGSNGSGKSTLLHTLAKLIPPHSGTVQAPRVGVVFQNPEHQFAGRTVLAEVEYGLSDRAPAGALLAEFGLTPFADRDPFRLSGGQKRLLSLAAILAHNRPVLLADEPTFGLDRHAAISVMRCLRQHADGGVCVAVSSHDMRAVAAYADRVIVLADGRIVADGPPATVFADPALCAAAHLCPPRLVTELAAWTAEQENRAQPYSGRVHQPVHHTAGTTARGNSQAPVDQNPPHQASRDHTRSELSHLLQALDDMALEAGR